One Myxocyprinus asiaticus isolate MX2 ecotype Aquarium Trade chromosome 20, UBuf_Myxa_2, whole genome shotgun sequence genomic region harbors:
- the LOC127411176 gene encoding zinc transporter 2-like, translating to MVNLDKVQLTRQHNALTDSLELLGLLDHLDDDYLSTQFESERDTQASALQCHSLKDTCFKSQDKTQACRKLLITSLLCFIFMIGEAIGGYVAHSLAIMTDAAHLLTDFSSILISLFSVWISSRPPSKHLTFGWHRSEVLGALVSVLFIWVVTVVLVLFAVQRIFSDDYEVHSDVMLITAGCAVVLNIILALILHQSPGHHCHSHATSSRDSGTGHSHSLTEGHRNTSVRAAFIHVVGDLLQSFGVLVAATIIYFWPEWKIADPICTFLFSILVLGTTFTILKDIFKILMEGVPGGVDFDSVKEVLLSVGGVKSTHSLHMWSLTMSETQLSVHAVIDEQTNPQTVLMDMTKLLQTEYGFKNITIQIET from the exons ATGGTGAATTTGGATAAAGTTCAACTCACCAGGCAGCACAATGCCCTAACCGACTCCCTTGAACTTTTGGG tcTGTTGGATCATTTAGATGATGATTACCTCAGTACACAGTTTGAGAGTGAACGTGACACACAAGCATCAGCGCTTCAGTGTCACAGTCTTAAAGACACCTGCTTCAAGAGTCAAGACAAAACACAGGCCTGCAGGAAATTACTCATTACATCTCTTCTGTGTTTTATCTTTATGATCGGAGAAGCCATTG GTGGTTATGTCGCTCACAGTCTCGCTATAATGACCGATGCTGCTCATCTCCTCACTGACTTCAGCAGCATTCTGATCAGTCTCTTCTCTGTGTGGATCTCCTCCAGACCCCCATCCAAACATCTCACTTTTGGATGGCATCGCTCAG AGGTTTTAGGGGCCCTTGTGTCTGTGCTGTTCATTTGGGTTGTGACGGTGGTTCTTGTTCTCTTTGCTGTTCAGAGGATCTTCAGTGATGATTATGAGGTACACAGTGATGTCATGCTTATCACAGCTGGATGTGCTGTGGTACTGAACATCAT attGGCTTTGATTCTTCATCAGTCCCCGGGGCACCactgtcacagccacgccacctCTTCTCGGGACAGTGGCACTGGTCACTCTCACAGCCTCACAGAAGGGCACAGAAACACCAGTGTGAGGGCCGCTTTTATTCACGTAGTGGGAGATCTACTGCAAAGTTTTGGTGTGCTGGTTGCCGCAACTATCATTTACTTTTGG CCTGAATGGAAAATAGCAGACCCTATATGCACTTTTCTGTTTTCAATACTTGTGCTTGGAACGACATTCACCATCTTGAAAGATATCTTCAAAATACTCATGGAAG GAGTCCCTGGTGGTGTTGACTTTGACTCTGTGAAGGAAGTTCTGTTATCAGTAGGAGGCGTTAAATCTACACACAGTCTACACATGTGGTCGCTTACCATGAGTGAAACACAGCTCTCAGTGCATGCTGTCATAG ATGAGCAGACCAACCCACAGACTGTTCTGATGGATATGACCAAACTACTACAGACTGAATATGGATTCAAAAATATCACCATTCAAATAGAGACTTAA
- the LOC127411450 gene encoding plasma alpha-L-fucosidase-like, with protein MSLSVRSGDRSSSTMHQCSVVALYLLFIGTCRCQYKPTWESLDSRPLPEWYDQAKFGIFIHWGVFSVPSYGSEWFWWYWQGRKIPSYVAFMVENYPPGFTYADFAPQFRAEFFNPKEWVDIFASSGAKYIVLTTKHHEGFTLWGSKYSWNWNAVEIGPKRDLVDELSTALRANSDLRLGLYHSLFEWFHPLFRADAENHFKTSLFPTTKTIPELYEIVSKYKPELLWSDGDGDAPDYYWNSTGFLAWLYNESPVRDTVVTNDRWGKDCICKHGGYYTCNDRYNPGHLLKRKWENCMTIDQKSWGYRRDAKLSDYLTIEQLVGTLVETVSCGGNLLMNIGPTHDGRITPVFEERLRQMGQWLKVNGEAIYNTSAWRVQNDTATPGVWYTARPKENAIYAIFLSWPSSGFIVLNDPIVSTSKTKVVLLGNTDLTWDSMSPTGLKVHLPQLTPSEMPCSWAWTLRLTGAA; from the exons ATGTCTCTGTCAGTGCGGAGCGGAGACAGAAGTAGCAGCACAATGCATCAGTGCAGTGTTGTAGccctttatttactttttattggcACCTGCCGTTGTCAATATAAACCAACTTGGGAATCACTTGACTCAAGACCTCTACCGGAATGGTATGACCAAGCCAAATTCGGCATCTTCATTCACTGGGGAGTGTTTTCTGTTCCCAGCTATGGCAGCGAGTGGTTCTG GTGGTACTGGCAGGGCAGGAAAATACCGTCATATGTTGCGTTCATGGTAGAGAATTATCCACCTGGCTTCACCTACGCAGACTTTGCTCCACAGTTCCGGGCTGAGTTTTTCAATCCCAAGGAGTGGGTCGATATTTTTGCCTCATCTGGGGCTAAATATATCGTCCTCACAACCAAACACCATGAAG GTTTTACTCTATGGGGTTCAAAATACTCGTGGAACTGGAACGCAGTGGAAATTGGACCCAAACGCGATCTGGTGGACGAGCTCTCCACTGCTTTGCGTGCAAACAGTGATTTGCGTCTGGGTCTCTACCACTCTCTGTTTGAGTggtttcaccctctgttcagagcAGATGCTGAAAACcactttaaaacatctttgtttcccACAACAAAGACCATACCTGAGCTGTATGAGATAGTCAGCAAGTACAAACCTGAACTGCTGTGGTCTGATGGGGATGGAGATGCTCCTGACTATTACTGGAACAGCACTGGGTTCCTCGCTTGGCTTTATAATGAGAG tCCTGTTCGTGACACTGTTGTGACAAATGATCGCTGGGGAAAAGACTGCATATGTAAACATGGTGGATATTACACCTGTAATGACCGATACAACCCAGGACATCTACTGAAACGCAAGTGGGAAAACTGTATGACTATTGACCAGAAGTCCTGGGGCTACCGGAGAGATGCCAAACTCAGTGATTACCTCACCATTGAGCAACTGGTTGGA ACTCTTGTGGAGACTGTGTCCTGTGGGGGGAATTTACTGATGAATATTGGTCCCACTCATGATGGCCGCATTACTCCAGTATTCGAGGAGAGACTGCGGCAGATGGGCCAGTGGCTAAAGGTGAATGGAGAAGCGATTTACAACACCAGTGCATGGAGAGTTCAGAATGACACGGCCACTCCTGGAGTTTG GTATACAGCGAGACCGAAGGAGAACGCAATCTATGCCATTTTCCTTTCATGGCCAAGTAGCGGATTTATTGTTCTGAATGATCCGATTGTCTCAACGTCCAAGACTAAG GTGGTGCTGTTGGGTAACACAGACCTCACGTGGGATTCCATGAGTCCGACTGGTCTGAAGGTGCATCTGCCTCAGCTGACCCCCAGTGAGATGCCCTGCTCCTGGGCCTGGACCCTACGACTGACTGGTGCTGCCTAG